The following proteins are co-located in the Camelina sativa cultivar DH55 chromosome 12, Cs, whole genome shotgun sequence genome:
- the LOC104729221 gene encoding V-type proton ATPase subunit a3 isoform X1 yields the protein MGESRGGGCCPPMDLMRSETMQLVQLIVPMESAHLTVSYLGDLGLVQFKDLNSEKSPFQRTYAAQIKRCGEMARKIRFFKDQMSKAEVLPKELLEKESDIDLDDVEVKLGELEAELVEINANNDKLQRSYNELMEYKLVLQKAGEFFSSAHRSATAQQREIESEDSQQAGDDLLESPLLQEEKSVDSSKQVKLGFLTGLVPREKSMVFERILFRATRGNIFIRQTVIEEPVIDPSSGEKAEKNVFIVFYSGERAKSKILKICEAFGANRYPFSEDLGKQAQMITEVSGRLSELKTTIDAGLGHRNVLLQTIGDKFELWNLKVRKEKAIYHTLNMLSLDVTKKCLVAEGWSPVFASNEIQDALQRAAVDSNSQVGSIFQVLRTKESPPTYFRTNKFTSAIQEIVDAYGVAKYQEANPGVFTIVTFPFLFAVMFGDWGHGICILLATMYLILREKKLASQKLGDIMEMAFGGRYVILMMSLFSIYTGLIYNEFFSIPYPLFAPSAYDCRDASCSEATTIGLIKVRDTYPFGLDPVWHGTRSELPFLNSLKMKMSILLGVSQMNLGIIMSYFNARFFKSSVNIWFQFIPQMIFLNSLFGYLSVLIIIKWCTGSQADLYHVMIYMFLSPTDELGENQLFPHQKTVQLVLLFLALVSVPCMLLPKPFILKKQHEARHQGQSYAPLDETDESLHVETTGGSHGHEEFEFSEIFVHQLIHTIEFVLGAVSNTASYLRLWALSLAHSELSSVFYEKVLLLAWGYNNVFILIIGILVFIFATVGVLLVMETLSAFLHALRLHWVEFQNKFYEGDGYKFAPFTFIFTANEDE from the exons ATGGGGGAAAGCCGCGGTGGTGGCTGTTGTCCGCCGATGGATCTGATGCGTTCAGAGACTATGCAACTTGTTCAGCTCATTGTTCCCATGGAATCCGCTCATCTCACCGTCTCTTACCTTGGGGATCTCGGCCTCGTCCAATTCAAAGAC CTTAATTCAGAGAAGAGCCCATTCCAACGTACTTATGCAGCTCAG aTTAAAAGATGTGGAGAGATGGCACGGAAAATACGTTTCTTCAAGGATCAAATGTCAAAAGCTGAAGTTTTACCTAAGGAATTGCTAGAGAAAGAAAGTGACATTGACTTGGATGATGTTGAG GTAAAGCTTGGAGAGCTAGAAGCTGAACTCGTTGAAATCAACGCTAATAATGACAAGTTGCAGAGATCTTATAATGAACTTATGGAGTACAAGTTGGTTCTTCAGAAG GCTGGTGAGTTCTTTTCTTCTGCTCATAGAAGTGCCACGGCTcaacagagagagatagaatCAGAAGATTCACAACAAGCGGGTGACGATCTTCTGGAGTCTCCTTTGTTGCAGGAA GAGAAGTCCGTTGATTCGTCAAAGCAAGTTAAGCTTGGATTTCTTACCGGATTAGTGCCTCGTGAAAAGTCTATGGTGTTCGAGAGGATTCTATTCCGTGCGACTAGGGGAAACATCTTTATTCGACAGACTGTCATTGAGGAGCCGGTCATTGATCCCAGCTCTGGGGAGAAG GCtgagaaaaatgtttttattgtctTCTATTCTGGGGAAAGAGCGAAAAgcaaaattctgaaaatatgTGAAGCTTTTGGGGCCAATCGATATCCTTTCAGTGAGGACCTTGGAAAACAAGCTCAAATGATAACCGAG GTTTCAGGTCGATTATCAGAACTTAAAACCACCATAGATGCTGGGCTAGGTCACCGCAACGTTCTGTTGCAGACCATTGGAGATAAATTTGAGCTATGGAATCTCAAG GTACGTAAAGAGAAAGCTATCTATCATACATTGAACATGCTTAGTCTTGATGTGACCAAGAAGTGTCTCGTGGCTGAGGGCTGGAGTCCGGTCTTTGCATCAAATGAA ATTCAAGATGCATTACAGCGTGCTGCCGTTGACTCCAATTCTCAAGTTGGATCAATATTCCAGGTCCTAAGGACCAAAGAGTCGCCACCAACTTATTTCCGCACAAACAAATTTACTTCTGCCATCCAGGAAATTGTTGATGCGTATGG TGTGGCTAAGTATCAGGAAGCCAATCCAGGTGTATTCACAATTGTTACCTTCCCCTTCCTTTTCGCTGTTATGTTTGGTGATTGGGGGCATGGAATATGCATTCTGCTTGCAACTATGTACTTGAtattgagagagaagaaacttgCCAGCCAG AAACTTGGGGATATTATGGAAATGGCTTTTGGTGGGCGTTATGTCATTCTGATGATGTCACTCTTCTCAATATACACTGGTTTGATCTACAACGAGTTCTTCTCTATACCATACCCATTGTTTGCTCCTTCAGCCTATGATTGCCGTGATGCCTCTTGCAG CGAGGCTACAACAATTGGTTTGATAAAGGTCAGAGACACTTATCCATTTGGTCTAGATCCTGTGTGGCATGGAACCCGCAGCGAGCTGCCATTCCTGAACTCGCTGAAGATGAAAATGTCAATTCTTCTCGGAGTTTCTCAAATGAACCTTGGAATAATAATGAGCTACTTTAATGCTAGATTCTTCAAATCGAGTGTAAATATATG GTTCCAGTTCATTCCCCAAATGATATTCTTGAACAGCTTGTTTGGCTATCTCTCGGTCCTCATCATCATAAAGTGGTGCACTGGTTCTCAAGCAGATTTGTATCATGTAATGATATACATGTTCCTGAGCCCAACCGACGAATTAGGAGAGAATCAACTTTTCCCTCACCAGAAAACAGTGCAG CTTGTGCTTCTCTTTCTGGCTCTTGTTTCTGTTCCGTGTATGTTGCTTCCAAAGCCGTTCATCTTGAAGAAACAACATGAAGCT AGGCATCAAGGTCAGTCATACGCACCTCTTGACGAGACAGATGAGAGTCTTCATGTAGAGACAACCGGAGGATCCCATGGGCATGAGGAGTTTGAATTCAGCGAGATATTTGTGCATCAGCTGATTCACACCATAGAGTTTGTGCTTGGAGCTGTTTCCAACACTGCTTCTTACCTGCGTCTCTGGGCTCTCAG TCTTGCTCACTCAGAGCTATCATCAGTCTTCTATGAGAAGGTCCTCCTCCTCGCTTGGGG ATACAACAATGTGTTCATTCTGATCATTGGGATCCTCGTGTTCATATTCGCGACAGTGGGAGTGTTGCTGGTGATGGAGACACTAAGCGCGTTCCTTCACGCCCTGCGTCTCCACTGGGTTGAGTTTCAGAACAAATTCTACGAAGGAGATGGTTACAAGTTCGCTCCTTTCACTTTCATTTTCACGGCAAACGAAGACGAGTGA
- the LOC104729220 gene encoding cysteine protease RD19A codes for MDHRLKLYFSVFLVFVFIVSVSSSDANDGDDLLIRQVVDEAKVLSSEDHFSLFKKKFGKVYASNEEHDYRLSVFKANLRRARRHQKLDPSARHGVTQFSDLTRAEFKKKHLGVKGGFKLPKDANKAPILPTENLPEEFDWRDRGAVTPVKNQGSCGSCWSFSATGALEGANFLATGELVSLSEQQLVDCDHECDPEEAGSCDSGCNGGLMNSAFEYTLKTGGLMKEEDYPYTGKDGPTCKLDKSKIVASVSNFSVISIDEEQIAANLVKNGPLAVAINAAYMQTYIGGVSCPYICARRLNHGVLLVGYGSAGYAPARFKEKPYWIIKNSWGETWGENGFYKICKGRNICGVDSLVSTVSATVSANAH; via the exons atgGATCATCGCCTTAAGctttatttctctgttttcctTGTGTTTGTCTTCATCGTATCCGTCTCATCTTCCGATGCCAACGACGGCGATGATCTGTTGATCCGTCAAGTGGTTGACGAAGCCAAGGTTTTGTCCTCAGAGGAtcacttttctctcttcaaGAAAAAGTTCGGCAAAGTCTACGCTTCGAACGAGGAGCATGACTATAGGTTATCTGTTTTCAAAGCCAATCTCAGACGAGCGAGGCGTCATCAGAAGCTAGATCCGTCGGCGCGTCATGGCGTTACGCAGTTCTCAGATCTGACTCGCGCTGAGTTTAAGAAGAAGCATCTAGGGGTTAAGGGCGGGTTTAAGCTTCCCAAAGATGCTAACAAGGCTCCTATTCTCCCTACCGAGAATCTCCCTGAGGAGTTTGATTGGAGAGATCGTGGTGCTGTTACCCCCGTCAAGAATCAG gGATCGTGCGGGTCTTGTTGGAGTTTCAGCGCCACCGGAGCTCTTGAAGGTGCTAACTTCCTTGCTACCGGCGAACTCGTCAGCCTTAGCGAACAACAGCTCGTTGACTGTGATCACGAG TGTGATCCAGAGGAGGCAGGTTCATGCGACTCTGGTTGCAACGGTGGGCTAATGAACAGCGCTTTTGAGTACACCCTTAAAACCGGAGGACttatgaaagaagaagactatCCTTACACTGGGAAGGACGGTCCTACTTGCAAGTTAGACAAGTCCAAGATCGTTGCTTCTGTCTCCAACTTCAGTGTTATCTCCATTGATGAAGAACAGATTGCTGCTAACCTTGTCAAGAACGGTCCTCTTGCCGTTGCCATCAACGCTGCCTATATGCAGACTTACATTGGAGGTGTCTCTTGTCCTTACATATGCGCCAGGAGGCTCAACCACGGTGTCTTATTGGTTGGTTATGGCTCGGCTGGTTACGCTCCGGCTAGGTTCAAGGAAAAGCCTTACTGGATCATCAAGAACTCGTGGGGAGAGACTTGGGGTGAGAATGGTTTCTACAAAATCTGCAAAGGCCGTAACATTTGTGGCGTTGACAGTCTTGTCTCCACCGTTTCAGCCACTGTCTCCGCCAACGCCCATTAA
- the LOC104729221 gene encoding V-type proton ATPase subunit a3 isoform X2 produces the protein MGESRGGGCCPPMDLMRSETMQLVQLIVPMESAHLTVSYLGDLGLVQFKDLNSEKSPFQRTYAAQIKRCGEMARKIRFFKDQMSKAEVLPKELLEKESDIDLDDVEVKLGELEAELVEINANNDKLQRSYNELMEYKLVLQKAGEFFSSAHRSATAQQREIESEDSQQAGDDLLESPLLQEKSVDSSKQVKLGFLTGLVPREKSMVFERILFRATRGNIFIRQTVIEEPVIDPSSGEKAEKNVFIVFYSGERAKSKILKICEAFGANRYPFSEDLGKQAQMITEVSGRLSELKTTIDAGLGHRNVLLQTIGDKFELWNLKVRKEKAIYHTLNMLSLDVTKKCLVAEGWSPVFASNEIQDALQRAAVDSNSQVGSIFQVLRTKESPPTYFRTNKFTSAIQEIVDAYGVAKYQEANPGVFTIVTFPFLFAVMFGDWGHGICILLATMYLILREKKLASQKLGDIMEMAFGGRYVILMMSLFSIYTGLIYNEFFSIPYPLFAPSAYDCRDASCSEATTIGLIKVRDTYPFGLDPVWHGTRSELPFLNSLKMKMSILLGVSQMNLGIIMSYFNARFFKSSVNIWFQFIPQMIFLNSLFGYLSVLIIIKWCTGSQADLYHVMIYMFLSPTDELGENQLFPHQKTVQLVLLFLALVSVPCMLLPKPFILKKQHEARHQGQSYAPLDETDESLHVETTGGSHGHEEFEFSEIFVHQLIHTIEFVLGAVSNTASYLRLWALSLAHSELSSVFYEKVLLLAWGYNNVFILIIGILVFIFATVGVLLVMETLSAFLHALRLHWVEFQNKFYEGDGYKFAPFTFIFTANEDE, from the exons ATGGGGGAAAGCCGCGGTGGTGGCTGTTGTCCGCCGATGGATCTGATGCGTTCAGAGACTATGCAACTTGTTCAGCTCATTGTTCCCATGGAATCCGCTCATCTCACCGTCTCTTACCTTGGGGATCTCGGCCTCGTCCAATTCAAAGAC CTTAATTCAGAGAAGAGCCCATTCCAACGTACTTATGCAGCTCAG aTTAAAAGATGTGGAGAGATGGCACGGAAAATACGTTTCTTCAAGGATCAAATGTCAAAAGCTGAAGTTTTACCTAAGGAATTGCTAGAGAAAGAAAGTGACATTGACTTGGATGATGTTGAG GTAAAGCTTGGAGAGCTAGAAGCTGAACTCGTTGAAATCAACGCTAATAATGACAAGTTGCAGAGATCTTATAATGAACTTATGGAGTACAAGTTGGTTCTTCAGAAG GCTGGTGAGTTCTTTTCTTCTGCTCATAGAAGTGCCACGGCTcaacagagagagatagaatCAGAAGATTCACAACAAGCGGGTGACGATCTTCTGGAGTCTCCTTTGTTGCAGGAA AAGTCCGTTGATTCGTCAAAGCAAGTTAAGCTTGGATTTCTTACCGGATTAGTGCCTCGTGAAAAGTCTATGGTGTTCGAGAGGATTCTATTCCGTGCGACTAGGGGAAACATCTTTATTCGACAGACTGTCATTGAGGAGCCGGTCATTGATCCCAGCTCTGGGGAGAAG GCtgagaaaaatgtttttattgtctTCTATTCTGGGGAAAGAGCGAAAAgcaaaattctgaaaatatgTGAAGCTTTTGGGGCCAATCGATATCCTTTCAGTGAGGACCTTGGAAAACAAGCTCAAATGATAACCGAG GTTTCAGGTCGATTATCAGAACTTAAAACCACCATAGATGCTGGGCTAGGTCACCGCAACGTTCTGTTGCAGACCATTGGAGATAAATTTGAGCTATGGAATCTCAAG GTACGTAAAGAGAAAGCTATCTATCATACATTGAACATGCTTAGTCTTGATGTGACCAAGAAGTGTCTCGTGGCTGAGGGCTGGAGTCCGGTCTTTGCATCAAATGAA ATTCAAGATGCATTACAGCGTGCTGCCGTTGACTCCAATTCTCAAGTTGGATCAATATTCCAGGTCCTAAGGACCAAAGAGTCGCCACCAACTTATTTCCGCACAAACAAATTTACTTCTGCCATCCAGGAAATTGTTGATGCGTATGG TGTGGCTAAGTATCAGGAAGCCAATCCAGGTGTATTCACAATTGTTACCTTCCCCTTCCTTTTCGCTGTTATGTTTGGTGATTGGGGGCATGGAATATGCATTCTGCTTGCAACTATGTACTTGAtattgagagagaagaaacttgCCAGCCAG AAACTTGGGGATATTATGGAAATGGCTTTTGGTGGGCGTTATGTCATTCTGATGATGTCACTCTTCTCAATATACACTGGTTTGATCTACAACGAGTTCTTCTCTATACCATACCCATTGTTTGCTCCTTCAGCCTATGATTGCCGTGATGCCTCTTGCAG CGAGGCTACAACAATTGGTTTGATAAAGGTCAGAGACACTTATCCATTTGGTCTAGATCCTGTGTGGCATGGAACCCGCAGCGAGCTGCCATTCCTGAACTCGCTGAAGATGAAAATGTCAATTCTTCTCGGAGTTTCTCAAATGAACCTTGGAATAATAATGAGCTACTTTAATGCTAGATTCTTCAAATCGAGTGTAAATATATG GTTCCAGTTCATTCCCCAAATGATATTCTTGAACAGCTTGTTTGGCTATCTCTCGGTCCTCATCATCATAAAGTGGTGCACTGGTTCTCAAGCAGATTTGTATCATGTAATGATATACATGTTCCTGAGCCCAACCGACGAATTAGGAGAGAATCAACTTTTCCCTCACCAGAAAACAGTGCAG CTTGTGCTTCTCTTTCTGGCTCTTGTTTCTGTTCCGTGTATGTTGCTTCCAAAGCCGTTCATCTTGAAGAAACAACATGAAGCT AGGCATCAAGGTCAGTCATACGCACCTCTTGACGAGACAGATGAGAGTCTTCATGTAGAGACAACCGGAGGATCCCATGGGCATGAGGAGTTTGAATTCAGCGAGATATTTGTGCATCAGCTGATTCACACCATAGAGTTTGTGCTTGGAGCTGTTTCCAACACTGCTTCTTACCTGCGTCTCTGGGCTCTCAG TCTTGCTCACTCAGAGCTATCATCAGTCTTCTATGAGAAGGTCCTCCTCCTCGCTTGGGG ATACAACAATGTGTTCATTCTGATCATTGGGATCCTCGTGTTCATATTCGCGACAGTGGGAGTGTTGCTGGTGATGGAGACACTAAGCGCGTTCCTTCACGCCCTGCGTCTCCACTGGGTTGAGTTTCAGAACAAATTCTACGAAGGAGATGGTTACAAGTTCGCTCCTTTCACTTTCATTTTCACGGCAAACGAAGACGAGTGA
- the LOC104729219 gene encoding chromatin remodeling protein SHL, giving the protein MPKQKAPRKQLKSYKLKHINKTIQEGDAVLMRSSEAGKASYVARVEAIETDARGSNAKVRVRWYYRPEESIGGRRQFHGAKEVFLSDHLDFQSADTIEGKCKVHTFSSYTKLDSVGNDDFFCRFEYNSASGAFNPDRVAVFCKCEMPYNPDDLMVQCEECSEWFHPSCIGTTIEEAKKLDHFYCEECSPQEQDLQNSNSTSKHRDAKVNGKRNLEVTKPKNKHTKRPG; this is encoded by the exons ATGCCCAAGCAAAAAGCTCCAAGGAAGCAACTCAAGTCCTATAAACTCAAACACATCAACAAGACCATTCAAG AGGGAGATGCGGTGTTGATGCGGTCGTCGGAGGCGGGGAAGGCGTCGTACGTAGCGAGGGTAGAGGCGATCGAGACGGACGCGCGTGGATCGAACGCTAAAGTTCGAGTGAGGTGGTATTACCGACCTGAGGAATCCATCGGAGGGAGGAGACAGTTCCATGGAGCTAAGGAGGTTTTCCTCTCCGACCACTTGGATTTTCAAAGCGCCGATACCATCGAAGGCAAGTGTAAGGTCCACACTTTCAGTAGCTACACCAAACTCGACTCCGTCGGAAACGACGACTTCTTCTGTCGTTTTGAGTACAATTCCGCTTCCGGCGCCTTTAATCCCGACCGAGTCGCCGT GTTCTGCAAGTGTGAGATGCCGTACAACCCTGATGACTTGATGGTTCAATGCGAGGAGTGTTCTGAGTG GTTTCATCCTTCTTGTATAGGAACAACAATAGAGGAAGCTAAAAAGCTCGATCACTTCTACTGTGAAGAGTGTTCCCCACAAGAGCAGGATTTGCAGAACTCTAATTCAACTTCTAAACACAGAGATGCTAAG GTGAATGGAAAGCGCAACCTGGAGGTAACGAAGCCGAAGAACAAACACACAAAGCGACCAGGTTAA